In Spirosoma aureum, a single genomic region encodes these proteins:
- a CDS encoding aspartate-semialdehyde dehydrogenase, with the protein MKIAVVGATGLVGGEILKVLEERNFPVSELIPVASERSVGKQVEFKGKPYTVVSFEDAIAAKPAIAIFSAGGSTSLALAPKFAEAGITVVDNSSAWRMDPTKKLVVPEINANTLTPEDKIIANPNCSTIQMVVALKPLHDRYTVKRVVVSTYQSVTGTGKAAVDQLFAERNGDDSVAKVYPHPIDLNVLPHIDVFLDNGYTKEEMKMVNETKKIMGDDSIQVTATTVRIPTIGGHSEAVNIEFENDFELEEVVELLRNAEGVIVQDDPKNKVYPMPLTAHGKDEVFVGRIRRDESQPKTLNMWIVADNLRKGAATNAVQIAEYLLKHNLVEAGEVVA; encoded by the coding sequence ATGAAAATCGCAGTCGTTGGAGCCACGGGCCTGGTCGGTGGCGAAATCCTGAAGGTTCTGGAAGAACGTAACTTCCCGGTATCAGAACTTATTCCTGTTGCTTCCGAGCGGTCGGTTGGTAAACAGGTGGAGTTCAAGGGTAAACCATACACGGTCGTTAGCTTCGAGGATGCCATTGCAGCCAAACCTGCCATTGCGATTTTCTCGGCGGGTGGCAGCACATCGCTGGCATTGGCTCCTAAATTTGCCGAAGCCGGTATTACCGTTGTCGATAACTCGTCGGCATGGCGTATGGACCCGACCAAAAAACTGGTCGTTCCTGAAATCAACGCAAACACGCTGACCCCCGAGGATAAAATCATTGCCAATCCAAACTGCTCGACCATTCAGATGGTGGTTGCGCTGAAACCCCTGCATGACCGTTATACCGTTAAGCGGGTTGTAGTATCGACTTACCAGTCGGTGACGGGTACGGGCAAAGCGGCTGTTGATCAACTCTTTGCTGAACGTAATGGCGATGATAGCGTTGCCAAAGTATACCCGCACCCGATCGACCTGAACGTATTGCCGCACATCGATGTGTTCCTCGATAATGGCTATACGAAAGAGGAGATGAAAATGGTCAATGAGACCAAAAAAATCATGGGCGACGACTCCATTCAGGTCACAGCTACCACGGTACGTATCCCGACCATTGGCGGCCATTCTGAAGCGGTGAATATTGAGTTCGAGAATGACTTCGAACTGGAAGAAGTCGTTGAGTTGCTGCGGAATGCAGAAGGCGTTATTGTACAGGATGATCCGAAAAATAAAGTGTATCCAATGCCGCTGACAGCGCACGGGAAAGATGAAGTTTTCGTGGGTCGTATCCGTCGTGACGAGAGCCAGCCCAAGACGCTGAACATGTGGATCGTGGCCGACAACCTTCGTAAAGGAGCGGCAACAAACGCCGTTCAGATCGCCGAATATTTACTGAAACATAATCTGGTGGAAGCAGGCGAAGTAGTAGCGTAA
- the bshC gene encoding bacillithiol biosynthesis cysteine-adding enzyme BshC, with protein sequence MDCQYLPLASTGQFSPLFLDYINKKDTLEPFYNRFPELSAFKDQIGEKSFDEGKRRILVDTLDRQYAQITSKPDFSVLLQPNTFTVTTGHQLNIFTGPLYIIYKLITTINLSRQLKEAYPDYNFVPIYWMASEDHDFAEINHFSLFGKNYAWATEQRGAVGRINPQELKTLFNQIPEKLTLFEEAYLNHNTLADAARYYVNELFGAEGLVCLDADDAALKRVFAPVMRDELINQHAGELVVKQTELLENLGYKTVITPRDINLFYLDDQLRERIERKEDGTYRVLHTKLRFSETELLALLDEHPERFSPNVVLRPLYQETILPNLTYIGGPSEVPYWLQLKPVFEHFQTTFPILMPRNFAMYVPTVSAKRVRKLGLTPEELFKDTLLLKREFVETHARHTLKFDNENKVVNKALDSILHKAQMVDPTLERAVLAETKRFANAVARLEKKMRRAEEHNQEIGVRQLLAVKNELFPNGGLQERSENFLTFYLNDRKFLQKMLSVFDPFDYRMQLCLE encoded by the coding sequence ATGGACTGTCAGTACCTGCCGCTAGCATCTACCGGCCAGTTTTCCCCACTATTCCTCGATTACATCAACAAAAAAGATACTTTAGAACCTTTTTACAATCGTTTTCCGGAGCTGTCAGCGTTTAAAGACCAGATCGGAGAGAAATCATTCGACGAAGGGAAACGGCGAATTCTGGTTGATACACTCGACCGTCAGTACGCACAGATTACCAGTAAGCCCGATTTTTCGGTACTGCTCCAGCCCAACACATTTACGGTTACGACGGGCCATCAACTGAATATTTTTACCGGTCCGCTCTACATCATTTACAAACTGATTACGACAATCAATCTGTCGCGTCAGTTGAAAGAAGCTTATCCAGACTACAATTTCGTGCCGATCTACTGGATGGCCTCCGAAGACCACGACTTTGCTGAGATCAATCATTTTTCGCTGTTCGGTAAAAATTATGCCTGGGCAACCGAGCAACGCGGAGCCGTTGGGCGTATAAATCCGCAGGAATTAAAGACCCTCTTCAATCAGATACCCGAAAAGCTCACTCTATTTGAAGAGGCTTATCTGAACCACAATACGCTGGCTGATGCCGCCCGGTATTACGTCAATGAGTTGTTTGGAGCCGAAGGTCTGGTCTGCCTCGATGCCGACGATGCCGCATTGAAACGTGTTTTCGCCCCAGTTATGCGGGATGAGCTGATCAATCAGCATGCTGGTGAGCTGGTGGTAAAGCAAACGGAATTACTCGAAAATCTGGGCTACAAGACAGTTATTACGCCCCGCGATATCAATCTGTTTTACCTGGATGATCAACTCCGCGAACGCATCGAGCGCAAGGAAGATGGAACGTATCGTGTACTGCATACTAAGCTTCGGTTTTCAGAAACAGAATTACTGGCCTTACTGGATGAGCATCCGGAACGATTCAGTCCCAATGTGGTGCTTCGGCCACTGTATCAGGAAACAATTCTGCCTAATCTGACTTACATTGGCGGACCGTCTGAAGTGCCCTATTGGCTGCAATTAAAGCCTGTTTTTGAGCATTTCCAGACTACTTTCCCCATTCTGATGCCCCGCAATTTTGCGATGTATGTACCAACTGTAAGCGCGAAGCGTGTTCGAAAATTAGGTCTAACGCCGGAAGAACTATTTAAAGATACATTGTTGCTGAAGCGTGAATTTGTTGAAACACATGCCCGGCATACGCTCAAATTTGACAACGAAAACAAAGTCGTCAACAAAGCACTGGACAGTATTCTCCATAAGGCGCAAATGGTCGATCCTACGCTTGAACGAGCCGTTCTGGCCGAAACGAAGCGATTTGCCAATGCTGTTGCCCGGCTGGAGAAAAAGATGCGTCGGGCCGAAGAGCACAATCAGGAAATTGGCGTTCGGCAGTTGCTGGCCGTTAAGAACGAACTGTTCCCCAATGGTGGTTTGCAGGAGCGTAGTGAAAATTTCCTGACGTTTTACCTGAACGATCGGAAGTTTCTTCAAAAAATGCTGTCGGTATTTGATCCTTTCGACTACCGAATGCAGCTTTGCCTCGAATAA
- a CDS encoding Na+/H+ antiporter, translating to MPGHLQSLILLCLGLTFCVSLLVVLAQKLKIAYPVFLVLAGLLVSFVPAIPAIHIDPELVFLVILPPILFDAAQNMSLKALWKWRRIISVLALGYVLATATAVAFVSHWLIPGFTLSQGFLLGAIISPPDAAAAVSVLKFTKLPKGVVSVLEGESLLNDATSLTLFRFALAAITTHQFVWYEAVTGFALVVISGIGIGLAFGLLSYAIYKWLPTNANLDVAFSIVLPYLMYITAEAVHSSGVLAVVSGGLFIAYQIHFVFPHQSRLKAAALWSSVVFILNAVVFFLIGLQLTEITASIQNMSIWTALNYALVVTFVVIIVRMISGFTSTVFTRYISRFITVAQSRPGWRNPVVAGWVGMRGVVSLASASAIPLLLPNGQPFPNRPLFLFITFVVIIVTLVGQGLTLPWVIRRVKPKELADAKSDDQQRLEIDLSLYKAAFDELQSVYQADIEESVLLQHRVQFIKHKLHLLKEANSDDGTRQQAILLLGHFQKIMLNVTEQERKKLHSFRRLPDYDDDVIRLVEHRLDLEEELLEGDGE from the coding sequence ATGCCAGGACACCTTCAAAGCCTTATCCTCCTTTGTCTGGGACTTACTTTTTGTGTTTCGTTACTGGTTGTTCTCGCCCAAAAGCTGAAGATCGCCTATCCCGTATTTCTGGTACTGGCTGGCCTGCTTGTCAGTTTTGTGCCAGCCATCCCAGCCATTCATATTGACCCTGAGCTAGTTTTTCTGGTCATTCTACCACCGATTTTATTTGATGCTGCCCAGAATATGTCGCTGAAAGCCTTATGGAAGTGGCGCAGAATTATCAGCGTATTGGCTTTAGGCTATGTATTGGCAACCGCTACCGCCGTCGCCTTTGTGAGTCATTGGCTCATTCCTGGATTTACCTTGAGTCAGGGATTTCTGCTGGGCGCAATTATTTCGCCCCCCGATGCGGCTGCAGCTGTTTCCGTCTTAAAATTCACGAAGCTCCCCAAAGGTGTTGTTTCTGTTTTAGAGGGAGAAAGCCTGCTGAATGATGCCACTAGCCTGACCTTATTTCGATTTGCGCTGGCGGCTATTACTACTCATCAATTCGTTTGGTACGAAGCGGTAACCGGGTTTGCGCTCGTCGTCATTTCGGGTATTGGTATCGGCCTGGCGTTTGGTCTGTTATCCTATGCCATTTATAAATGGCTACCGACCAATGCCAATCTGGATGTTGCCTTTTCAATCGTGCTTCCTTACCTGATGTATATTACAGCCGAAGCAGTCCATTCTTCGGGTGTACTGGCTGTGGTTAGTGGCGGCTTGTTCATTGCCTACCAGATTCACTTTGTTTTTCCCCACCAGAGCCGTCTGAAAGCTGCGGCTCTCTGGTCGTCGGTTGTCTTTATCCTCAACGCCGTCGTCTTCTTTTTGATCGGCCTTCAACTGACCGAAATCACCGCGTCGATCCAGAACATGTCTATATGGACAGCCCTCAACTATGCCTTAGTTGTTACCTTCGTTGTCATTATTGTTCGAATGATTTCCGGCTTTACCAGTACGGTCTTTACCCGCTACATAAGTCGGTTTATAACGGTTGCCCAGAGCAGGCCAGGCTGGCGAAACCCAGTTGTAGCCGGTTGGGTAGGCATGCGGGGCGTGGTTTCGCTAGCTTCGGCCTCAGCGATTCCATTGCTGTTGCCCAATGGACAGCCATTTCCAAACCGTCCTCTTTTTCTCTTTATCACGTTTGTGGTCATCATCGTCACGCTTGTCGGTCAGGGGCTTACGCTACCCTGGGTAATCAGGCGGGTCAAGCCTAAAGAATTAGCGGATGCCAAATCAGATGATCAGCAACGATTAGAGATCGATTTGTCCCTCTATAAAGCTGCTTTTGACGAATTGCAGTCCGTCTATCAGGCTGATATTGAAGAAAGTGTTCTGCTTCAGCACCGGGTTCAGTTTATAAAGCACAAATTACACCTGTTAAAGGAAGCCAATAGTGATGATGGCACTAGACAACAGGCAATTCTCCTGCTCGGTCACTTCCAAAAAATCATGCTGAATGTGACCGAACAGGAGCGTAAAAAGCTACATTCATTTCGTAGACTGCCAGATTATGACGACGATGTAATTCGATTAGTCGAGCACCGGCTTGATTTGGAAGAAGAGCTGTTGGAAGGAGATGGCGAGTAG
- a CDS encoding ABC transporter ATP-binding protein has translation MDQVIQLQNLNKSYGSTPVLKGIDLSVSAGQVVGYIGPNGAGKSTTIKILIGMLPDYSGEATVLGMDVKTRAIDIKRRIGYVPENAALYDTLTPMEYLQFIGQLYELDTAHIERKALELLRLFQLSDHVEARMSTFSKGMRQKVLLISGLLHNPDVIFLDEPLSGLDANAVVLVKEIIRQLANSGKTIFYSSHIMDVVEKISDRIIIINQGQIIADGTFAELQHQRPESLEQLFAELTGSDGQTSVAEEFIHTLKL, from the coding sequence ATGGACCAAGTCATTCAACTCCAGAACCTTAATAAATCGTACGGTTCGACCCCCGTTCTTAAAGGCATCGATCTAAGCGTATCGGCTGGTCAGGTAGTAGGCTACATTGGTCCGAATGGCGCCGGAAAATCGACTACCATCAAGATTCTGATCGGTATGTTACCCGATTATTCAGGCGAGGCTACCGTACTTGGCATGGACGTGAAGACCCGTGCGATCGACATCAAACGCCGGATTGGTTATGTTCCAGAGAATGCTGCTTTGTATGATACGCTTACTCCCATGGAATACCTGCAATTCATTGGCCAGTTATACGAACTGGACACCGCTCATATTGAACGCAAAGCCCTTGAACTACTTCGTCTGTTTCAGTTAAGCGATCATGTCGAAGCTCGGATGAGTACCTTTTCGAAAGGTATGCGCCAGAAAGTGCTGCTTATTTCGGGACTGCTCCATAACCCGGATGTTATCTTTCTGGACGAACCATTGTCGGGCCTGGATGCCAATGCGGTTGTGCTGGTTAAAGAAATTATCCGCCAGCTTGCCAACAGTGGCAAAACTATTTTCTATAGTTCGCACATTATGGATGTTGTTGAGAAGATTTCCGATCGGATCATCATTATTAATCAGGGGCAGATCATCGCGGATGGCACCTTCGCCGAGCTACAGCACCAGCGCCCCGAATCACTCGAACAACTATTCGCCGAGCTTACAGGGAGCGACGGCCAAACGAGCGTGGCCGAAGAGTTTATTCATACGCTTAAGCTTTAA
- a CDS encoding ABC-2 family transporter permease codes for MTTIILWLLDRLKPLFQTMGADYGQLRAIVQVKLTMDNRRNSITLGRYGKSSAESTNTFTRILAIYAFIGGLISLGMLATPDKDRLFFPLTLQFSYIMALCAMTLISDFSSVILDSSDNQIILPRPVSSRTLWLARVVHITSYLFAIALSLSVVAILFIGYRFGAIAGLLFLVMSLLSAVLMVFLTNIFYLLLMRFISEEKLREVINYFQIVMAVLFYGGYQFLPRLIGTEVLTQTFAIQWWHYLVPPMWMAGTIEIVIQPILDSTHLVFAVLAIVTPILGLWFMNRFLTTNFTQKLGSMDQESQPVPLATSTQTSQPGRVAWIDKLSAWFTDNALERAAFAFTWRITGRDRKFKLKTYPQLGFGLAYVIVMSLQGSSFGSSGFFYLFALYFAGLYVMVAQYQLSVSDNYRASWIYGSAPIQTPGDLLSGSLKALIIKLLLPFYSLLASYILYRYGIDKISDVLLAFSNSLVMLISAALLSSRYMPFSTAQDALKQSNTARGLLTSLVLGLVGFSHYGLTYIPYGTWIALPLSVLTFWILLRYYRQTDWSQIMMG; via the coding sequence ATGACCACTATCATTCTCTGGCTTCTTGACCGACTAAAGCCACTGTTCCAAACAATGGGTGCCGACTATGGCCAATTGCGCGCCATTGTACAGGTAAAGCTGACAATGGACAATCGCCGAAACAGTATTACGCTCGGTCGTTATGGCAAATCATCCGCAGAGAGTACGAATACATTCACGCGTATTCTGGCCATCTATGCCTTCATCGGTGGCCTGATCAGCCTAGGTATGCTGGCAACTCCTGATAAAGACCGGCTATTTTTCCCGCTTACCCTTCAGTTTTCCTACATCATGGCCTTATGCGCCATGACACTTATTTCCGACTTCTCATCGGTCATTCTCGATTCGTCCGACAATCAGATTATTCTACCCCGACCCGTGAGCAGCCGTACGCTCTGGCTGGCCCGTGTAGTGCATATAACCAGCTATTTGTTTGCTATCGCCCTGTCGCTGTCGGTAGTTGCTATCCTGTTCATTGGCTATCGTTTCGGAGCGATTGCGGGATTACTGTTTTTAGTAATGAGCCTCCTATCGGCCGTGCTGATGGTATTTCTGACCAACATCTTCTATTTGTTGCTCATGCGATTTATCAGTGAGGAGAAGCTACGGGAAGTCATCAATTATTTTCAGATAGTGATGGCAGTGCTGTTTTATGGAGGCTATCAGTTTCTGCCCCGTCTGATCGGTACCGAAGTTTTGACGCAAACTTTTGCCATTCAATGGTGGCATTATCTGGTTCCGCCCATGTGGATGGCGGGCACCATCGAAATTGTCATTCAACCCATTCTGGATTCCACACACCTGGTTTTTGCGGTTCTGGCCATCGTCACGCCCATTCTGGGTTTGTGGTTTATGAACCGGTTCCTGACAACCAATTTCACGCAGAAGCTTGGCAGTATGGATCAGGAAAGCCAGCCTGTTCCGTTGGCGACCTCAACGCAAACAAGTCAACCGGGTAGAGTAGCCTGGATCGACAAGCTATCGGCCTGGTTTACGGACAACGCGCTCGAACGGGCTGCTTTTGCCTTTACGTGGCGTATAACTGGTCGCGATCGTAAATTCAAGCTTAAGACTTACCCACAACTGGGGTTCGGTCTGGCCTATGTTATTGTTATGTCGCTTCAGGGGTCCAGCTTTGGCTCAAGTGGTTTTTTCTATCTGTTTGCCCTTTATTTTGCGGGTTTGTATGTAATGGTGGCTCAGTATCAACTAAGTGTTTCTGATAACTACCGGGCCTCCTGGATATACGGCAGCGCACCAATACAAACGCCCGGCGATCTCTTGTCTGGCTCACTAAAAGCCCTTATTATCAAGCTACTGCTCCCATTTTATAGCCTACTGGCAAGCTACATTCTCTATCGCTACGGAATCGATAAAATTAGTGATGTATTACTAGCGTTCAGCAATTCATTGGTCATGCTCATAAGCGCGGCTCTGTTATCGAGCCGCTACATGCCATTTTCTACCGCACAGGACGCCCTAAAACAAAGCAACACCGCTCGCGGCTTACTGACCAGTCTTGTTTTAGGACTTGTTGGATTCTCCCATTATGGTTTAACCTACATTCCATACGGCACCTGGATTGCGCTCCCCTTGTCTGTGCTTACCTTCTGGATTTTACTTCGATACTACAGACAAACGGATTGGAGCCAGATTATGATGGGATGA
- a CDS encoding 5-formyltetrahydrofolate cyclo-ligase — protein MTKAELRRYYLGLRKALPAAAIEARSQKICQHFFNQNWMDGNITVHTFLPILCQNEVNTWPIIHRLWADFPAVRVIASVTDTKAHHLTHYELTPNTVLVENRWGIPEPVSDQSLAIKADSIDIVLVPLLAFDQSGHRVGYGGGFYDRFLANCRPDCLTVGLSLAEPVDPIDGIEQTDIPLAVCITPEQVWFFSK, from the coding sequence ATGACAAAAGCTGAACTACGTCGCTACTACCTTGGTCTGCGAAAAGCGTTGCCAGCAGCAGCGATTGAAGCCCGAAGTCAAAAAATCTGCCAGCACTTTTTTAATCAGAACTGGATGGATGGTAACATTACTGTCCATACTTTTTTACCCATCCTATGCCAGAATGAGGTCAATACCTGGCCGATTATTCATCGGCTCTGGGCCGACTTTCCGGCGGTTCGGGTTATTGCTTCTGTAACCGACACAAAGGCCCATCATCTTACTCATTACGAGCTTACACCCAATACGGTTTTAGTCGAAAATCGCTGGGGCATTCCCGAGCCTGTTTCCGACCAATCATTAGCTATTAAGGCCGACAGTATCGACATAGTCCTTGTACCACTCCTGGCCTTTGATCAAAGCGGCCACCGGGTTGGCTATGGAGGTGGCTTCTACGACCGTTTTCTGGCCAACTGCCGACCCGATTGCCTGACCGTTGGTTTATCATTAGCAGAACCGGTCGATCCTATTGATGGAATCGAGCAAACTGATATTCCACTAGCAGTCTGCATTACACCGGAACAAGTCTGGTTTTTTTCTAAATAA